From the Hallerella porci genome, the window TCATCAATTCAAAGACAATCCGTATGTCGCTGCGATGTTCCGCGGCATTCGTCCCGCAGTCGTTGCACTCATCGCCATTCCCACATTTAATATGGCGAAAAAAGCAAAATTAAATCGCTACACATTTTGGATTCCGGTCGTCAGCGCGCTTCTCATTTGGCTTCTCGGCGTTTCGCCAATTCTCATCATCTTGGCAGCGGGAATTTGCGGCTTTATTTATGGGAGAATGAAAAAATGACATTTCTCTCTTTGTTCATTACATTCTTTCAAATCGGGCTATTCGGATTCGGCGGCGGCTACGGAATGCTTTCGCTCATTCAGCACGAAGTGGTAACGAATCATCATTGGATGACAGCGGGCGAATTTACGGACATCGTTGCGATTAGTCAAATGACGCCAGGACCTGTCGGCATCAACACGGCGACGTATGCGGGCTATACCGCACTTCAAAATGAAGGAGCATCTTCGTTTCTTTGCTTTCTCGGCAGTTGCACAGCGACCTTTGCGCTCGTCCTCCCGACGACGATTTTAATGCTTCTCATCAGCCGTTACTTGATGAAATACAAAGACAATGCTTCGGTAAGACTTGTGCTCGACAGTTTACGTCCCGCAGTTGTTGGACTCTTGGCAGCAGCCACATTATTATTGATGACAAAAGAAAATTTCGGTTCGCCG encodes:
- a CDS encoding chromate transporter — its product is MTFLSLFITFFQIGLFGFGGGYGMLSLIQHEVVTNHHWMTAGEFTDIVAISQMTPGPVGINTATYAGYTALQNEGASSFLCFLGSCTATFALVLPTTILMLLISRYLMKYKDNASVRLVLDSLRPAVVGLLAAATLLLMTKENFGSPQENAPEFFLSVGLFLLTFIGAKFFKIGPIKMIVVCAGLGLLFMRN